From one Dermacentor silvarum isolate Dsil-2018 chromosome 3, BIME_Dsil_1.4, whole genome shotgun sequence genomic stretch:
- the LOC119446726 gene encoding P2X purinoceptor 4-like isoform X1, with translation MGINCVKATVNYFFEYDTLKVVHIGNKKIGALNRLIQLFILGYIIGYVIVYQKGYQQFSTFTSATTTKVKGVLSTQNISDDAFYPFLENKSVYKRVWDIADIVVPPEESNQFFVTTNLIITPSQEIKTCPEDPEVKDAHCKSENDTTSCTPGKPLLIGNGVMTGRCVKAAKPNDTLHVCEISGWCPVEQDFGPLRDGSALLSGVRNFTVLIKNYIEFSLFHVRRSNVRDVENSTYLKYCRYHPEKDAHCPVFRIDDMVDAAGEDFDDIATKGGVIQVLVSWDCNLDFDVKYCVPSYSFLRLDDPKAALAKGWNFRYPKYYNEKERSLVKAYGITFVILVQGRAGKTSPIPIAINIGSGLGLMVVATVLCDLVVLNCLKRRDLYKSKKYKFVTSEENYNQKTVACLGTESFYLRS, from the exons ATGGGGATAAACTGTGTGAAGGCTACAGTGAATTATTTCTTTGAATACGACACTCTGAAAGTTGTCCACATTGGAAACAAGAAGATCGGCGCACTCAACAGGCTCATTCAGCTCTTTATTTTGGGCTACATAATTGG GTACGTCATCGTCTATCAAAAGGGATACCAGCAGTTCAGCACTTTCACATCAGCTACGACAACAAAAGTCAAGGGTGTTCTCTCCACACAAAACATTTCTGATGATGCCTTTTACCCATTCCTTGAGAACAAGTCTGTCTACAAACGTGTCTGGGATATAGCAGACATTGTTGTCCCACCAGAG GAGAGCAACCAGTTTTTTGTGACAACAAACTTGATTATAACACCTAGCCAAGAAATCAAGACTTGCCCAGAG GATCCAGAAGTTAAAGATGCCCACTGCAAATCTGAGAATGATACCACATCCTGTACACCAGGAAAGCCACTCTTAATTGGAAATG GTGTCATGACAGGACGTTGCGTAAAGGCCGCCAAGCCAAATGATACACTGCACGTGTGCGAAATTTCAGGCTGGTGCCCTGTAGAACAAGACTTTGGGCCCTT GAGGGATGGCTCAGCACTGCTGTCTGGTGTTCGAAACTTCACGGTGCTCATCAAGAACTACATTGAATTTTCTCTTTTCCACGTTAGAAG GAGCAATGTCCGCGATGTTGAAAATTCGACATATCTCAAATACTGCCGGTATCATCCTGAAAAGGATGCCCACTGCCCGGTGTTTCGCATTGATGACATGGTAGATGCTGCAGGTGAAGATTTTGATGATATTGCTACTAAG GGTGGTGTAATACAGGTGCTTGTATCATGGGATTGCAACCTGGACTTCGATGTCAAGTACTGTGTGCCCAGCTATTCTTTTCTTCGTCTCGATGACCCCAAGGCAGCCCTAGCCAAGGGTTGGAACTTCAG GTACCCCAAGTACTACAACGAGAAGGAACGCAGCCTTGTGAAGGCGTATGGCATCACCTTCGTAATCCTAGTTCAAGGCAGGGCTGGCAAGACCAGCCCCATTCCTATTGCCATCAACATAGGATCTGGCCTTGGATTAATGGTTGTG GCCACTGTGCTGTGTGATCTTGTTGTACTTAACTGCCTAAAGCGTCGGGATTTGTACAAGTCAAAGAAGTACAAGTTTGTTACAAGTGAGGAGAACTATAAC CAAAAGACAGTGGCATGCTTGGGAACCGAAAGCTTTTATCTGAGGTCATGA
- the LOC119446726 gene encoding P2X purinoceptor 4-like isoform X2, whose amino-acid sequence MGINCVKATVNYFFEYDTLKVVHIGNKKIGALNRLIQLFILGYIIGYVIVYQKGYQQFSTFTSATTTKVKGVLSTQNISDDAFYPFLENKSVYKRVWDIADIVVPPEESNQFFVTTNLIITPSQEIKTCPEDPEVKDAHCKSENDTTSCTPGKPLLIGNGVMTGRCVKAAKPNDTLHVCEISGWCPVEQDFGPLRDGSALLSGVRNFTVLIKNYIEFSLFHVRRSNVRDVENSTYLKYCRYHPEKDAHCPVFRIDDMVDAAGEDFDDIATKGGVIQVLVSWDCNLDFDVKYCVPSYSFLRLDDPKAALAKGWNFRYPKYYNEKERSLVKAYGITFVILVQGRAGKTSPIPIAINIGSGLGLMVVATVLCDLVVLNCLKRRDLYKSKKYKFVTSEENYNGFTNQSFS is encoded by the exons ATGGGGATAAACTGTGTGAAGGCTACAGTGAATTATTTCTTTGAATACGACACTCTGAAAGTTGTCCACATTGGAAACAAGAAGATCGGCGCACTCAACAGGCTCATTCAGCTCTTTATTTTGGGCTACATAATTGG GTACGTCATCGTCTATCAAAAGGGATACCAGCAGTTCAGCACTTTCACATCAGCTACGACAACAAAAGTCAAGGGTGTTCTCTCCACACAAAACATTTCTGATGATGCCTTTTACCCATTCCTTGAGAACAAGTCTGTCTACAAACGTGTCTGGGATATAGCAGACATTGTTGTCCCACCAGAG GAGAGCAACCAGTTTTTTGTGACAACAAACTTGATTATAACACCTAGCCAAGAAATCAAGACTTGCCCAGAG GATCCAGAAGTTAAAGATGCCCACTGCAAATCTGAGAATGATACCACATCCTGTACACCAGGAAAGCCACTCTTAATTGGAAATG GTGTCATGACAGGACGTTGCGTAAAGGCCGCCAAGCCAAATGATACACTGCACGTGTGCGAAATTTCAGGCTGGTGCCCTGTAGAACAAGACTTTGGGCCCTT GAGGGATGGCTCAGCACTGCTGTCTGGTGTTCGAAACTTCACGGTGCTCATCAAGAACTACATTGAATTTTCTCTTTTCCACGTTAGAAG GAGCAATGTCCGCGATGTTGAAAATTCGACATATCTCAAATACTGCCGGTATCATCCTGAAAAGGATGCCCACTGCCCGGTGTTTCGCATTGATGACATGGTAGATGCTGCAGGTGAAGATTTTGATGATATTGCTACTAAG GGTGGTGTAATACAGGTGCTTGTATCATGGGATTGCAACCTGGACTTCGATGTCAAGTACTGTGTGCCCAGCTATTCTTTTCTTCGTCTCGATGACCCCAAGGCAGCCCTAGCCAAGGGTTGGAACTTCAG GTACCCCAAGTACTACAACGAGAAGGAACGCAGCCTTGTGAAGGCGTATGGCATCACCTTCGTAATCCTAGTTCAAGGCAGGGCTGGCAAGACCAGCCCCATTCCTATTGCCATCAACATAGGATCTGGCCTTGGATTAATGGTTGTG GCCACTGTGCTGTGTGATCTTGTTGTACTTAACTGCCTAAAGCGTCGGGATTTGTACAAGTCAAAGAAGTACAAGTTTGTTACAAGTGAGGAGAACTATAAC GGATTCACAAACCAGTCATTCTCCTAG